In Alkalihalobacillus sp. AL-G, the genomic stretch GTTTTAATTTCTCTTTATCCACAACAATCACCTCTTGAGTATTCTTTACCAATCCGTATAAGTATATAAGAACCTATTGAAACTTTTAGGAGGGGTATCGTACTTGAAATGATTGTATGAACTTTAGTGGCTGCTTCTTTGTTCTTTTAACGTGAAAACAACAATAATATCAATTAAGACAGTAATAATATATTTTAATACGATAAATACCCTGTTATAATCAAATTAAAAATAAAAAGGAGAGATGCTTTTTATGAAACGAGAAACATTCTTTTTAAAATTCGTTGTTGTTCTTATGGGACTTCCTGTCCTTGCTTTATGTATCTTTTTGTTGCCTGGGTTATCGGAGTATGTGGCAGAGATAATTCCAGAATTATCATATATGAAATATCTCTTTTTAATCGGCATGTATGCAACAGCCATCGTGTTTTTCTTTGCTTTGTATCAGACTTTAAAACTTTTAACCTATATTGACAAGAACAAAGCGTTTTCGG encodes the following:
- a CDS encoding DUF2975 domain-containing protein, coding for MKRETFFLKFVVVLMGLPVLALCIFLLPGLSEYVAEIIPELSYMKYLFLIGMYATAIVFFFALYQTLKLLTYIDKNKAFSELSVSALKFIKYCAITISILYIAELPIIYLIADADDAPGVMLIGLVITFASMVIAIFAAVLQKLLKHAIGIKSENDLTV